TTTTTTGTGTTGGTTGATTAAAGTTTGTAGTGCCAAAGGTTCCttgaacgagtaagatttgtcctggaatgtaattttgaaaaggcatgggtgaagaagaccatattgaatattcaaggatttgagttgtgcacGTAAGTCAAAATACTGTTTATGACTTGCAGCTGTAGCagaagagaagtcttgtgtgaagagCTCATCTTTTTGGCTCCAGAGAGTATTGggatcaagtcagtaaattggagaaagacaaTAATAATGCTTCTAGGACGTGCaagagggccagttgaagtctgtggacctaaacgatgtgcctgtTCGATAGAGtggggagaggtagaaggcaagcgaagaattgaaagTATTgcttttgaaggaatgcaatcatgttagagccttccgaaccttctggaatcccaaaaaggcaaagattattcctcctatttctattttctaagttttcggtaagccttttaagttgagctatgtccttgaAGGTCAGAAGATTGACAGTGTTAcagtcttcaaggttactgactctccgTTCCAGAggacaaatttgttgttcgtgttgggaccattgctcctcaatatgtTGCAaggaggcattagtgtccatcataaagggtttAAATGCAGGTAATtcttccatgacatcatctagagtaagatgtgtaggtgattttgagggataatcaaggtctttttttggacGCTTGATCGAGGAGGTGTTAAATTATTTTTTCGCAACTACGTCAGCAGCTTGAGAGGAAGAGGagctatcctttaaaaagtctgtagcactatccattgttaaagttgaTGGTAGAGAAGGTTTAATTAAGTGTGCACACCActcaaagaggattattagacttggaggaagaggatgactggctgcTATTCTGAAACTTGTGTGTTCTTCACATAAAaggcagcagcaatttggtaataggaagtcAGCAACATGAGGcgtgatgaaattatattacgatgagaagctgctgtgAGAAGTATCCAAAAACAgagcagaaataataataataaataggtacaaaatcctaaattattctctcagaacAGGCATGGCAGAACACCAcaggagcaaagcactttactgcatatAGTCCAACAATTGGTGATTAGTTTTAAGGACACGTTCTGAAGAGAAAAAATCTCCCCCCtagtcaaaggaaagcatttactgtGTTATGAAGAGCactttgaaagagctccttgataacatgagctgccagtgaatactgaaagctgAAGACCTCAGCTAAATGTATTTGAAGAGAGAGATCAAAAGTAAAGCTGGCTGTCGGAAgctaataaatattttaattgcagaggaaattagatttgtagaattACATCAAGACAAGTAGTTAAAAgacaaatagaaacatctctgtgaaagtttaggtttgtgcagaggcttatgaaGTGGAACGCAAATGACGCACATAAATTACCTCAGGGTGACAGGAGTGTGTGTCAcattgaagtctctgaaatgactaaAAAACTCCATGTGTCTGTAAGATACAGGCATAATTATGCAGCGATGGAGCTCTGGCGCTCAGAAATGCtggagaaattaatcattttgatgtgaaaacatcttgtTTCTTCCAGGAAGTGCCGAAGCCTCACAGACCTCTAAAGAGCAACTGCCATCTTGCGGACGTCCAGCCACTCCCCTATCCTGAATAACAATTTCTGTGCCAGAGATTGTGGTGTAAAAAGGAAAGGCAGCTCTGCCTGATCTCAACTGTCCCAGTATTTCCATGCCTAGATTTTCTGGGTGAGGGACCACTGGGTTCAATTTTACCAGGTGGAAAATCTGACCAGTAAGACAGCATGACTATCAGACTGCAAGCATCACCACATCCTCGCTTGTCCACCTCCTACAGTCCCCATAAAAAATGTGCCCATTTCATTTCAGATGGCACTATCTGCACTAATCCAAGTTATCCTTAGAGAAGACTCTGTAAAATACCTTAATTCTTTGGTGATTTAGTGTAATTCCCCTGCCTTCGTGAAGGGAAAGCTCAGAAACACACCAAGTAAACTTTACCGCTGAAAACCCTCCAATAGTATAAACAATATGGAAGTGTTTATGTGGAAACATCAACAACAGTGTTGTTTTCCTCAGAGGGGCCCAGGTGACATCATGACAAAGAGTTTAGTTCCAGTTATATGTATGTCCTTTAGCATAGCAGCAGTCACTGCTCTCTCTCCACTCTCAGTGTGTACCAATATTCTAGGCACTGTGCCGCACCTTCAACCTACCAGTCTGAAACCATAATTTTGCTGTTATTCCTTTGAGCTGTAAAGACTTAGAATAGCAGAAGAGCTCTCAATCCGTCGGTTTCTGGAGGCAGAGTCCTACTGAGCCCATGTTGGAAACTGTACCTGATCTGCATTTAAATACAAATGATTATGAGACATGGACTCACACAAACACAGCCTTCCTTACTCAAACACTGTAATTTATAGTTCCTTCACTCTCGCCATAGTTACAAGTGGTCTGGTAATAGATGTGATAACATAAAATCTGACTCGAGGAGGTTGGTTTTATTTGGGCGCTAATCATTGCCAATCACAAGTTTTACCTTAAAAATAGGGCATAACATACAGATTTTGGTGCTCACTGCAAAAAAATACACATGCTGTGTATTTACTGGTAATTTTTCTCATGCTACATTGTATGGCTACAGTGTTTGCCACAAAACTCAGAATTCCGGTATGTGCACCAACAAGTGTTTCTGCCCATAGCGGAATTTAACTAGCGACTCGTAACGAAGGCTATTGTCCAGTAACTCTAGGACTAAacaagtgatagacaaagagagcACAAGTAGTCTTTAAATGTACATTGCCATAGTCAGTTAGAAGAAGAGAGTGCCCATTCCATTAATATTGTTTGTAAAGCGTTCTGTTTGTTTGATTACTGAAGTATGGACACAAAAATAATTTATGAAATGGGAAATCTTTGGAGTAACACATGTCAATGCAGTCCGAGTTTAGATACCTTATCCTCAccaattatatttttattaaaaaagggtATTCTAGCTCGTAACAGCTTTTATCAGGAAAATGGTTATACCATGTAGTGACTGCGTATACATGGTCTGCATGATTGATCAGGAAGAAGCTACAATAGCGATGgttattgttttaatattataCCTGTGGATCTATTTCCGTCAGTGTTTTAGTGTCTATTGTTTCAATATATATATTGATGTTAATGAGTTGTGTTGTATGGCAGTTGCAGAAAGTTAGTTCCAGAGAGTTAGTTGTTGTTGCAGTAAACAGGTAAATTCTTAGGGTTTTGCGAACAGCGGGAATAACGTTCATTACCAACAAAATGCCATATAACATTTAGTCTATGGATGGTTACCTGACTGAAACGAGTTATCAGTCCCACAGACCAATTTCACCTCCAAATTACTTAGATGAGGTGGTAGTAATGGCTAAATGATAGCACTGCTGCACAGTTTGAAATCAACAtgagtatttgtttgggtatttttTAATATATGCAGAATATGCTGAAACAACCAGTTAGCTTGCACTAGCCCAAAATATGAACCCATCTATCTTGCCTGGCTCTATATCTCTTCTAGAGATTTTCCTGTTTCATTTGAtggttaattttatttttcttcttaagACAAAATTATCTATGTGCACTATTCATATTAAAGGCATATGCATAGTGTATTTAGTTTAGGGCCACTAAGCATTTTTGAGGTAAAAAACGTCCCAAATAACAGAATCGGGTTGTTTGCGACCTCAAAAATGCAgaaatgctttttttaatgtaCAAACACGAAACTGTAATTCTATGGCGTTGCAATTTGGGTTTGTGATTCAGAATTAGGAAGAGGTGTTTTCAGGGTGTCCCTTACAAATATTGAATGgtagtggtatgtattaatgttttgcaaccgaattccGGACGAAAAATATTAATATTTCACCACCTCCTCAAAGGAACTAGTAAGACTTTGGCaaatgggaagggacaccttcccctttgtgaatgttgtcaAAAACAATTTCTACGAGTAGGTAGTGGTCCTGTGGTATGGTAGGTAGCGGtgcctactcttacaaaatgtaacttacaatttaaatttTTTAAGTGCATCCCTTCATCCTTTAAGGaaacgggttgcatttaaaaaaaattgctttattcagAAGTAATCACAGACTTGGTGgcatgccaccatccctatgatggctGTCATTCCTAAAGCGTCGCAAATTACAACCTACCTcaatattattcatgaggtgggtcaattTGTGACACACTAGGAatcactatttaaaaaataaaagtttcacaCATTAAGAATAACAATTATCAGATAGTGATTCtgaaaaaatcgctatttgcgaatcgCTATTCTTTATGCTCGTACATCTTGCGCTCAGTTCACATTGCACTTGCAATCAGCAAAGTATGCAAGCAAGTTTATGgtaattatttaatattttaatgtaGTATATGGTACACTGGGTACCCTCTAACGTGAGCAAAGAATGTGActggtgtcatctatgtgtgtgaCTGATGATTAATGACCATTTGGCATTCTGCTAAGGCCTTGTTATAAATTAtatattaaattattaaataatGACATTACTGCCAGAAACAGGACAATGACTTCTTAAACTGAGCTGGCCTGCCATCCCGGTTTACCTCACAGTCAATAAGCGCGTTGATACTTTCTTGTGTTCATAATATAACCAATGTAAAAGCAGGTTACATTAGCACTGTAGAAGTCATTCACCTATAAACATGAATACATGCATTTTGGAATACAGTTGATCTTAAGAAATCTGTTCTGCTctaaatattgcaatttctttctttCAGTTGTGACTCAGATGAAGAAGAGGCAGTGCTGCAGAGTGTGCATCAATTTTTGGGTCATATAAAGAACTTGAAGATTGTATTTGATCAGGCGAAGGAGACAAATCGAAGAAATGTTATCCGTGTCTTGGATTGCTTGGCCAGAGAGAGCCACAAGTTAGAGAATCTCTGTATCATGTGCGAGGGAGAGAATCCCATATTCTACTCTGGTCAAGATATCTTAGACAGCATAAAAAATGTCTGCAGGCGAGACAATGAAATCAACCTTCAGCACATTGATTTTCGAAACATGCCAATCACTCTGGATGATGGACTTGTGAGGCTGATTGCTGCTGGCAACCCAAACTTGCGTAGCTTGTTCATCAACAACCGCACACTAGTTTGCAATGTAACACCTGATGCCATCAAAGCGCTTTTGAGTTCCTGCCCCAGATTATCTGTGTTTGGCCTCTACTATGCCAGCCTGTCCGATGATGTTTTCAAGGAATTCCTCAACCCAGATAGAGCACCTCTCACTCGCTTAGACCTTTTCTGTGAGCGCTTGGACAAATACACTCCGGTCATTTCAGAAAAACTTTGGGAAGCCCTGTGCAAGAAGCACCCTACCCTTTTTGTTAACCTTGAGTTGGACCACACAATACCAGCTTGGAAAATTCCAAGGAtcctaaaaaaaaatatccctgtttcaactttggaattaaacacATTCAGTTATCTGGTGAAGTACGTGCGATTTGCCACAAACAGCTATAGTCAGACTTTAAAGAAGCTGATGCTGCACACCACCCCTTCAGCTGATCTGAACTCTGCATTGATAGATTTGTCTACAAAGTGTAAACTTCTGGAAGAGATCCACTGTTATTGTGTTGTTCCTCAGGAGGTGGTGCAGGCTTTCATGCAGAATTGTCCCAGGCTTAAACGATACACTTTAAAGGTTGTTAAGGAAGCTCATCCCTGGAAATCTACACTAGTGCGCTAAGCAGGAAAGCATCTTGACCTGCTTTCTTGAAAACATAAACCTTTAACTGTTAATCAgttaccctcacacttagaaaagGATGCTTCGTAACTTTATATTGGAATTTAAAACTTACAGTGCCTGGTAGTACAACTGTACTAGAGTGACCAGTCCTAAAGATTAAAAAGTCTGTATATCCCATCCCCTGGAAAAACACTAGAATCTTCTGAAAGTGCCTTAGTGCTCACACTTCCAATCAGTTTCACAGTAGTGAACTAGTACAAATGAGAAGTGAGCTGAGGGAAGCCAttaacatcaattttttttaataagGAACTGAAAGCTGCGCAGTCCAATTCTGCTGCATGTCTAGTTCAAGGCATCAAAGCTTGGATAAGGAAAGATCTTGCATACAGTTGAATTTTATGGATAATATTTGTGAAGAACACTTTCTTCCTAATGGAAAGAGCCATCTAAAGACCACACTGAAATAATTGTATTGCAATTGTGGATAAAGATAATATTTTTACATACACAGCTGTAGAAAGAAGtgtaactttaaaaaacaaaaacaagtacaatCAAATACACTACTTATCAGGGGTTTCTAACTTTGGTCATAGATAGCTGGATCCCTCCAGATATTCTACATAAGATTTATTTACATAGAATGAATCAAAATGAAACTCATTTTACATGGTATTCTTCATGAAAATCTGGTATAGTTTCAGTACTCTTGAACGTACAGTTGACACCTGTTACCTATATTATTGCACCATTTTTACCTATCCTTAGATAACTCTtagaataaaaagataaaaagctAGCCCTTAGGAGAATCTGTAAAACATGACGGACTAGTTCTCTTATTGACCTGCTACATGCATGTTACCTAATAAAGTAATAAGTATGAGCCCATACCAAATGTCCTGCCTTATTTTCCATAAATAGTAATTATTCAAAAATAGAATACTGTGATGTGCTATACCATTACAACCAACATGTTTCTGTTCATGAAGCAAGGTACCATTTTAAACCAAATTGACCACAAAGATGGTAGTTAATTCATTTGTGTTCTGCCGGAACAATTAGCCTTATAAGATGAGAGTAGGGAAATTGTTTTTCATAATAGATGATGCTACCCAGCACGGTACCTCTCTCAAAGGGGCACTTTTGAGGCAGCAACAAAGCAGACATAATTTCTTTGCCAATTTGGAACATGCTGTTGTATCCAAATAGGGCCTGAATGTCTCTTTGCCATCCATGGTCTGTAAATATATTCCTCTGTCAAAGTTTATTTGAGAAAAAATTAAACAGTGATCTTGCATGGAAGTATGCAGCTCTACAAGTATTGACGAGTGCACCTCAAGATCCACTGTAGcataataaaaaaagaatattgCTAGTTGGAAACTTCTACTGTAGATCTCTCTAAATGCCTTACTTCGAGGTTACAGGATCTGGATAACCAAGAGCCCGTGTTGTGTTTGGCCAGTTTCTAGGCCAACACTGACCTTGACAACTGTCATTGGTGTCAAACCTGGAAACAGAATACTTCTCACCATTACATTACTCGACATGACATCCTGTTACACATCTCCACTGTTCAAAACAGCatgggtggacacatcacatttttccaatgaaaatggatgtgttttttggaaagtgactagctgtgtactctggcctctagctcagccggcacctagggaaacctaccaaacctgtgcgttttttaaaactagacacctgggggaatcgaggatggggtgacttgtgttgctcttacCACAtctttctacccagaatcccttgcaaacctcaaaaagtgtctaaaaaacaccttttcctcacatttcagtgctgcaaagttaagAGATCTGAGGGGAACCAtagaattccttccacccagcattcccccaagtccctgataaaaatgatacctcacttgtgtgggtaggcctagtacccccgacaggaatggatcacacaagagtcaatggctccttgcatgagggctactgttgaccctggagtgatccattcctgatgcaggcactaggcacagtcactaggcacaggcacacaagtggggttgttaACCAAGTGGCTGACGCACCCCCCCAAATGTTGACTAGGAAAAGTTTCAAAAAGAGCAATTGCGCGCTCCACTGGTACTTACATATGAGACCCAACATAGACCCTGAACATTAGTACACTGCCACAGGGGGCAGGACCCGATTGGAGGTGGATTATGCTTTTCAGGATATCTGTATCTCCGTTTTAAAGTCTTTTAGTGAACTTTTATACACACTGTTATAGATTTGGCCTACTTCAcattttctttggatatttttattatattatacTCCTTTTAGGCAATAATTTTATTTGTTGCTTATAAcaagtttgttttatttatgttgtgTAGGTTTGTACACTCCATACACATGGTGGTGACTCCTACATAATTCCCTCTAATAAGCTTTCATAAGCGCACCCAGATTCTACAATTTTAATAGGTGCAGGGAATCCTTCTTATGCAACAAGTAACTAACACGTATTGCAAGATGTGGGTAGGTTACATTTTTAAAGATCATCTACACAACATTTAGCATTCTATAACTATAACCAAGTTCGGTGATTTAAATCCACAGTAGTCCAAGAGAACTTTAGGTAATGGCACGGCGATAGATGTTGTGAAGTGTAATTTAGTTTGGTCATTGTTTTATCGTATTTTCTACTATTGTGCTATTTGCAAAGGttttaaataatcatgcaaataaagattattcattcattcagtcaAGTGGAgttgcgtttttatcaggacaagtggggaactactgggtttggtaggtttccctatatggccgccaagcccagttCCAAATACACAGGTGACTGTCATACAaaaccagaatgttttgtggtacgTAATTTTGATGACTCCACTATCCGTTTTGGGCACTTCCTTGTCGCAGTCACttgcccacccatacaagtgaggcaatgtttttctctggagacttagtggaatgctgggtggtagaaaatctgTGGCTGTCTGCAGGCTCCAGGACTtcacctcactgaaatgcaaggcaaacgtgttttttaagcaaagtttgtgatttcaaggggattctgggcgaAGGAAACCTGGTGAGTGCCATGCAAATCCTgcacccctggactcccctggtactagtatgttaaagttaatccacctctcacactggttggttttagcacctcccgaaattatggtttcaaagcatgaatacttatcaaagtattggAATATTGAAACGAAGCCTtcagaaggtgagccataaagccacttcaaggcaccaaccgctttatggtccattcacacgccattcacgcacaacacacaacactttcataccgccagccatgggcccaatccaaccaatcactgcactcacatcaacttaccgctgccagacaaggaccCATCACATTAGTACGCCACaggatggaataagtttgactacattttaccacctgtccagtatccgcctccttcttcctgaaaatTACAGAAGGCATGTGTAAGGAccttttactaatgactcccatgacagccacctgaggctcaggaagacatgttttccatgcacctttagcacactcactgtgctaactccaactccttccagtttgtgcatGGAGGTTGGGGGTGCCTGAGTATGCCTTGAGAGGCCTATTCCttgaactgagcaagcatatctacctttgaaactaaggcagacatgctggggaatttttgcAACCTTCCCTAAAGAGAAAGTCATAGACTATGAAAAGGCgaagtgtttggcacacagggtagtccgtgagaatGTAGCATGTGTCCCAGACAATATTCTGTGCAgttctgtgactgtaatgcacttatcatacagcaaattgaagatctactaagttctgatgtaggatgaacatggcaagcaggtcaaacactgacccatacgtgtcattgtccttcagtgcctgGGTTGCACCAaaggggtttgaatccataggtgtagatgatgtgcatctgtactacctttactatctgccttctacctgtgcaatatccctgtgaaagcacatctaccataagctttccttacccgttcatgtctctgtccttatcagagtcctgactaatcctgtataataagcagtagcaaaaaaacaatctctgcttatgtacggtgcgaagatgggggttgcCCAGACGGTgtgagtcatccagtaggactgcaaggtgggtctctgcactaaacccattttgagcgtaaggcccaaaaatatcttcaactctgtcaGCGAAGTGGGATTCCACTGGCGTGCTCTGGAGCGGAGCCCCAGAGTgccaccatgctccctcagaaattgtttagCATGCAGATTTGTTTACTGCGCAATttgctgaagaaagtcaacatgcaaaaatagatGGAAGTAGTTGACTGGCAAAATGTTGgccgtattgactttacatccagcctCACCAGTAAAAGGtagaatttgaggctgaactaaattggggggctgctaggagagcactctctctctctgcttgccgccgcatgcacctgctttcTGGGATGGGGTAAcctgctgttgtcccgctgcacagactgtgcttgcgaagggacagcacaactgtttgcatcatctccctcagaatcacgggaagaggtgtcgtcggatggggctccgccaactgaaaaatcactgccagattctcccccattgtcctctccctcaggtgctgtctcagtatctgctgtatcagtctctgatcctgcctcagagctgacctccataacctgagttagggcttgagcagcagtcatccaacgagacgccatctctgctaccggCTAAACTGTCCCCCTAAAGCAttagcctatgtagaaggcagatagggtcacaaagggccagatgtagcaactgacgaatttgcgagttgcaaagtgcgagtccatgcgactcgcaatttgcaactcgcaaattcgtatgcagtacggtgtctcagacaccgactgcaactcgctatggggtcgcaatgacccacctcatgaatattcatgaggtgggtcgcaaattgcggccccatagcgagtataggcactcgctaacatggaggcctgctgacgtcagcagacctccatgttcgtgacctgcttttaaataaagcagttttttttttttttttaagtgtagcccgttttccttacaggaaaacgagctgcacttaaaaaaaaacctaaacctttagtttcggtattttttcagggcagggagtgg
This portion of the Pleurodeles waltl isolate 20211129_DDA chromosome 12, aPleWal1.hap1.20221129, whole genome shotgun sequence genome encodes:
- the FBXL8 gene encoding F-box/LRR-repeat protein 8 isoform X1; amino-acid sequence: MAESWTDIPQEVLAQIFLHLSLKDRQAVFQVCQQWAEAVCISLVWHRTEISCDSDEEEAVLQSVHQFLGHIKNLKIVFDQAKETNRRNVIRVLDCLARESHKLENLCIMCEGENPIFYSGQDILDSIKNVCRRDNEINLQHIDFRNMPITLDDGLVRLIAAGNPNLRSLFINNRTLVCNVTPDAIKALLSSCPRLSVFGLYYASLSDDVFKEFLNPDRAPLTRLDLFCERLDKYTPVISEKLWEALCKKHPTLFVNLELDHTIPAWKIPRILKKNIPVSTLELNTFSYLVKYVRFATNSYSQTLKKLMLHTTPSADLNSALIDLSTKCKLLEEIHCYCVVPQEVVQAFMQNCPRLKRYTLKVVKEAHPWKSTLVR